The Mesoterricola silvestris sequence AGCCACGCAGGGCCCCGTGCCCCAGGAGGTCCTGCAGGAACTCCTGGCCACCGGCCAGGTCCGCCCCGGCGATCTGGTGTGGCGCCAGGGCCTTCCGGACTGGACCCCGGCGGGGACCCTTCCCGAGCTCCGCGCGGTCCCGCCGCCTCCCCAGGTGTTCCCGGGCGCCCTGCCCCCGCCGGCCGCCGAGGCCGTCCCGGCCGCGGTGGTGGAGGCCCTGCGCGCCACCCGGCCCTGGGTGCGCTTCATGGGCGTGCTGGGCATCCTCGGCACGGTCTTCCTCGCCGTCATCGCCCTGGTGTTCCTGGGCATGACCCAGGGCCCCCTGCGGGGCATGCCCCAGGGCCTGCGCATGGTGCTCCCCGGCTTCTACCTCGTCATGGCCGCCTTCCAGGTGCCCCCCGTGATCTTCCTGAACCGCTACGCCAGCCGCATCACGGACCTGCTCGCCGACGGCGGCCCCGAGGCCCTGGCGGAGGCCCTGCGGGCGCAGAAATCCTTCTGGCGCTACGTGGGCATCATGACCCTGGTGGTGCTGTGCCTCTACATCCTGGGCGCCCTTGTGGGCATCGGCGCCGCGGTCCTCCTGGGCGGCCTCCGGCATTTCTGATCGCCCTTTGCTCTTGACCGATCGTTCCAATTACCTATAGTGGGTCCATGGCCAGGACCAAGGCATTCGACCGGGACGAGGCCCTGCAGGGGGCCCTGGACACCTTCCGGGTCAAGGGGTTCGAAGCCACGTCCATCCAGGAGCTGGTGGCCGGGATGGGCATCAACCGCCAGAGCATCTACGACACCTTCGGCGACAAGGAGGCCCTGTACCACGCCGCCCTGGAGCGCTACCTCGAGCTGAACCGGGCCTCCATGGCCACCCTCCTGGAGGGCCCGGAACCCCTGCGCCGCGCCCTGGCCACCCTCTTCGGGTGGGCCATCGATCACCTCGTCGCCAAGGGGGGCCTCCCCTGCTTCCTGGCCCAGGCGGCCCTGGAGCGCGGCGCGGACAGCCCCGCCTCCGCCGTGTGCGTGAAGGCCGCCTTCGGGGAGAACCTCCGGCGCATGGAGACCCGCCTGCGCCGGGCCCAGGCGGAGGGCGAACTGGGTCCCCACCACGACCCGGCGGCCCTGGCCCGCATGTTCCAGAACACCCTCCACGGCCTCCAGGTCACCTTCCGCTCCGGCGCCAGCCGCGAAGACCTGGAAGCCATCGTCCGCGTGACCCTGTCCGTCCTCGGATGATTTTTTTTCCATAATTTTGGAACGAATGTTCCATATAAGGAGTCCGCCATGACCCGCCTCCAAGGCAAGATCGCCCTCATCACCGGCGGCACCACCGGCATCGGCCTGGCCGCCGCCCGCAGCTTCCACGCCGAAGGCGCCCGCGTCTTCGTCACCGGCCGCAACCCGGAGACCCTGGCGGCCGCCCGGGAAGCCCTCCCCAAGGACATCACCGTGCTCCAGGCCGACAGCGCCTCCCTGGCCGACCTGGACCAGGTGGTGGCCCGGGTGAAGGCCGAGGCCGGACGCATCGATGTCCTCTTCGTGAACGCCGGCATCGGCAAGTTCGTGCCCATCGAGGCCGTGGACGAGGCCCACTGGGACGGCATCATGGACGTGAACCTCAAGGGCGCCTTCTTCCTCGCCCAGAAGGCTCTGCCCCTGCTGCCCCGGGGCGCCTCGGTCATCTTCACCACCAGCGTGGTGGACCGGAAGGGCTTCCCCAACGCGGCCGTCTATTCCACCTCCAAGGCGGGCCTGGCCGGCCTGGTGCGGGTGCTCGCCACCGAGTTGGCCCCCCGGGGCATCCGCGTGAACAGCCTGGCCCCCGGCCCCATCGCCACCCCCATCCACGCCAAGCTCGGCCTCCCCCCCGAAGCCATGGCCGGCATGGAAGAGCGCCTGAAGGAGATGGTGCCCCTCAAGCGCCTGGGCCTGGACACCGAGGTGGCCAAGGCCGCCCTGTTCCTGGCCTCCGACGACGCCTCCTACATCACCGGCGAGGAACTGCTGGTGGACGGCGGCGCGGCCATCGCCTGAAGCTGGAATGCCTGAATGAACCCATTCCGCCCGGATTCCAGGTAGCTGCCGGGGTCCGTTTTTATCGTATTCAGAAAGGCCCGGCCTGCTATGCATGTCGGTAGCCATATGCATAGAAAACCGAAAAAAGTATACACATGGCAATGAACATGCATAGAAAAGCGGTATTCTCTATGTGCATCATTGCCTGGAATCTGATATGGCAACACTCAAGTCATTGGACCACCTGGACCCTGCCCGATTCGAAACCGCTGTGATTTTGAGGAAGTTAGCGAGCGCGAGCCGCTGCCTGGCTGAACTCAAGGGCGTGGCAGCCTCGATCCCGAATCAGGGAATCCTCATCAACACCCTCGGCCTGCAGGAGGCGAAGGACAGTTCAGAGATCGAGAACATCGTCACCACCCACGACGAGCTTTTCAAGGGAGAGGACGCGACCCAGGAGGCGATAGACGCAGCGACCAAGGAGGTCCTTCGATACCGCCAGGCACTCCGCAAAGGGTTCACGTTGGTCACGGAATCAGGGCTGCTCACCCTGAACCATATGTTGTCCATCCAGGAAGTGCTGGAGCAGAACCGTGCGGGATTCAGGAAACTTCCCGGCACCGCCCTGAAGAACAGCGCGGGAGACGTGGTCTACACGCCCCCGCAGGACCTGCAGGAAGTCCAGCGCCTCATGGGCGAACTGGAGCGATTCATGAACGGGGATCCCCTCTTCGACGC is a genomic window containing:
- a CDS encoding DUF4339 domain-containing protein, translating into MSEAWSYIQNGATQGPVPQEVLQELLATGQVRPGDLVWRQGLPDWTPAGTLPELRAVPPPPQVFPGALPPPAAEAVPAAVVEALRATRPWVRFMGVLGILGTVFLAVIALVFLGMTQGPLRGMPQGLRMVLPGFYLVMAAFQVPPVIFLNRYASRITDLLADGGPEALAEALRAQKSFWRYVGIMTLVVLCLYILGALVGIGAAVLLGGLRHF
- a CDS encoding TetR/AcrR family transcriptional regulator, with the protein product MARTKAFDRDEALQGALDTFRVKGFEATSIQELVAGMGINRQSIYDTFGDKEALYHAALERYLELNRASMATLLEGPEPLRRALATLFGWAIDHLVAKGGLPCFLAQAALERGADSPASAVCVKAAFGENLRRMETRLRRAQAEGELGPHHDPAALARMFQNTLHGLQVTFRSGASREDLEAIVRVTLSVLG
- a CDS encoding SDR family oxidoreductase — encoded protein: MTRLQGKIALITGGTTGIGLAAARSFHAEGARVFVTGRNPETLAAAREALPKDITVLQADSASLADLDQVVARVKAEAGRIDVLFVNAGIGKFVPIEAVDEAHWDGIMDVNLKGAFFLAQKALPLLPRGASVIFTTSVVDRKGFPNAAVYSTSKAGLAGLVRVLATELAPRGIRVNSLAPGPIATPIHAKLGLPPEAMAGMEERLKEMVPLKRLGLDTEVAKAALFLASDDASYITGEELLVDGGAAIA